In a genomic window of bacterium:
- a CDS encoding PHP domain-containing protein → MPAPFDFHIHTTYLRCANETMTVPALVERCEGLGLEAIAITDHLNAPEFLPKHDLIKQDLAQINSRMKIYFGVEVNVINKDTGAVSIDREQLAQGGFETVIGGPHTSYFSEPDKSAIIDLQHQLMLQVIANPLVDVLVHPWWFGAGEFKPGGPMEWLTDMGQIPDWHAREIADAALAHGTAIEANHSAFFTAAQYGEAFRESYRHYIASIAQRGVKISVSTDAHDINSLDGIHHMMDVLESVGVTRDQLWTPEMKKPK, encoded by the coding sequence ATGCCCGCACCGTTCGACTTCCACATTCACACCACGTATCTGCGCTGTGCCAATGAGACCATGACCGTCCCCGCGCTCGTGGAGCGCTGCGAGGGTCTTGGCCTCGAGGCCATCGCCATCACCGACCACCTCAACGCCCCCGAGTTCCTGCCCAAGCACGACTTGATCAAGCAGGACCTCGCCCAGATCAACAGCCGGATGAAGATCTACTTCGGGGTCGAGGTCAATGTCATCAACAAGGACACGGGGGCGGTGTCCATTGACCGCGAGCAGTTGGCCCAGGGCGGCTTTGAGACCGTGATCGGCGGGCCGCACACGTCATACTTCAGCGAGCCGGACAAGTCCGCAATCATCGATCTGCAGCACCAACTGATGCTGCAAGTCATCGCCAACCCGCTGGTGGACGTGCTGGTGCATCCGTGGTGGTTCGGGGCCGGGGAGTTCAAGCCGGGCGGGCCGATGGAGTGGCTGACGGACATGGGACAGATCCCTGACTGGCACGCCCGGGAGATCGCCGACGCAGCGCTAGCCCATGGCACCGCCATCGAGGCGAACCACTCGGCCTTCTTCACCGCGGCCCAGTATGGCGAGGCCTTCCGCGAGTCCTACCGGCACTACATCGCGAGCATCGCCCAGCGCGGGGTGAAGATCAGCGTCTCGACGGACGCCCACGACATCAACAGCCTCGACGGCATCCACCACATGATGGATGTCCTCGAGAGCGTGGGCGTGACGCGAGACCAGCTCTGGACGCCGGAGATGAAGAAGCCGAAGTAG
- a CDS encoding FAD-binding oxidoreductase, translated as MLVKQDADAIAEFETDEGGAFHAAGVEAVYFPENVDDVAQLLRDANARGVSVTTSGGGTGLTGGRVATGGGWVLSTAEMREARGLSPERAAAPLAQGADPEGEALRGQPSAGTDPPRVEHEQFGRTYSILLDEERLEAVAPTGLTLELLGGMLPAGVIYPPDPTERTATLGGSIATNASGARTFHYGATRQWVEALELVLPTGEPLTVERGDVTARDGRLRFAVGGRDLDIPIPTYPMPAVKNAAGLYAAPDMDLVDLFVGAEGILGVVTQARLKLARLDREIIAEIAFFSSLEDAFGFVADLRQAKAEGLPVLSIEYFDGHALNFMQHPTVRGNYAAAIYTEIAGSMDDAEALLVALEENHVAQDWFAEDAAERQEQKDFRHSLPDGVNAYLRRQGSYKLGTDFAVPAEQFPKLLALSIEAADSFRAQFPHEGEHTATWGHLGNYHLHFNFLARNTEELTVAQRLYAGLAQQAAALGGTISAEHGLGKKTAEVNGRNVPYLQIMYGEDGLRQIAAVKQVLDPNWILNPGNMIPGRM; from the coding sequence ATGCTGGTCAAACAAGACGCAGACGCCATAGCGGAGTTTGAGACCGACGAGGGCGGGGCCTTCCACGCCGCCGGTGTCGAGGCGGTGTATTTCCCCGAGAACGTGGACGACGTCGCACAGTTGCTGCGCGATGCCAACGCGCGGGGCGTATCTGTCACCACCTCGGGCGGGGGCACCGGCCTGACGGGCGGGCGGGTAGCGACCGGCGGGGGCTGGGTGCTGAGCACCGCGGAGATGCGAGAAGCCAGGGGTCTGTCCCCGGAGAGAGCGGCGGCGCCGCTCGCGCAGGGGGCTGACCCCGAGGGGGAGGCCCTGCGGGGTCAGCCCTCTGCGGGGACAGACCCCCCACGTGTCGAGCACGAGCAGTTCGGGCGGACGTACAGCATCCTGCTTGATGAGGAACGGTTGGAGGCGGTGGCGCCGACGGGGCTCACGCTGGAGTTGTTGGGGGGGATGCTGCCGGCCGGAGTGATCTACCCGCCCGATCCCACCGAGCGCACCGCGACGCTGGGGGGCAGCATCGCCACCAATGCCTCGGGGGCGCGGACCTTCCACTATGGCGCGACGCGGCAGTGGGTTGAGGCCCTGGAGTTGGTGCTGCCGACAGGTGAGCCGCTGACCGTGGAGCGCGGCGACGTCACGGCGCGCGACGGCCGCCTGCGCTTCGCCGTGGGCGGCCGCGACCTGGACATCCCCATACCGACCTATCCCATGCCGGCCGTGAAGAACGCCGCCGGGCTCTACGCCGCCCCGGACATGGACCTGGTGGACCTGTTCGTGGGAGCCGAAGGCATTCTGGGGGTCGTTACGCAGGCGCGGCTGAAGCTGGCGCGCCTGGACAGGGAGATCATCGCCGAGATCGCCTTCTTCAGCAGCCTGGAGGACGCCTTCGGCTTCGTGGCGGACCTGCGGCAGGCCAAGGCGGAGGGGCTGCCAGTGCTGTCCATCGAGTACTTTGACGGGCACGCCCTGAACTTCATGCAGCACCCGACCGTGCGCGGCAACTATGCCGCCGCGATCTACACCGAGATCGCCGGGAGCATGGACGACGCCGAGGCGCTGCTGGTGGCGCTCGAGGAGAACCACGTCGCGCAGGACTGGTTCGCCGAGGATGCCGCCGAGCGCCAGGAGCAGAAGGACTTCCGGCATTCGCTGCCCGACGGCGTGAACGCCTACCTGCGGCGGCAGGGGAGCTACAAGCTCGGCACCGACTTTGCCGTGCCCGCCGAGCAGTTCCCGAAGCTGCTGGCACTCAGCATCGAGGCCGCCGACTCCTTCCGCGCGCAGTTCCCCCATGAGGGCGAGCACACCGCCACCTGGGGGCACCTGGGCAACTACCACCTGCACTTCAACTTCCTGGCGCGCAACACCGAAGAGCTGACCGTGGCCCAGCGGCTGTATGCCGGGCTGGCGCAGCAGGCCGCGGCGCTGGGCGGGACCATCTCCGCCGAGCACGGCCTCGGCAAGAAGACGGCCGAGGTGAACGGCCGGAACGTGCCGTACCTGCAGATCATGTACGGCGAGGACGGCCTGCGCCAGATCGCCGCGGTGAAGCAAGTGTTGGACCCGAACTGGATTCTGAACCCCGGGAACATGATCCCCGGACGGATGTAG
- a CDS encoding M48 family metalloprotease: MLNLAFRSFAVLGVLFGLLFAVLVAALYAADLPTATALPLALGIAIGMSALQFAISPTILQWILKINWVAPETVSPQLGSRLREMCLQRRLPVPRFGIIEDGNPNAFCFGHWPSDARLVLTRGLVEMCDEAETEAVMAHELGHIAHWDFVVMTVAATVPLVLYIIYRFGIRAGRGRGKNAGAIVAVAIASYIAYLISEYIVLFLSRVREYYADQYSAVVTRNPNALASALVKIAYGLARTAPAVADKKKQAEVSVVAAGGAKMMGIFDPKYGSSMALAVAGGYQESTRSYDHRTALNAMRWDLWNPWATVAELSSSHPLPAKRLGHLDRLATAIGQRPMYDLPDTKPESYWDDFATDLLFNYLPLLGFLVAGIGALTMTGVKEESWYLVGAVAVAGWALCNLVRLGFAYPKQEFPSARIADVVGEVKVSHIRCKPVTLRGKVIGRGIPGLYWSEDLVIHDGSGFMTTDYRQPLRLLEFLFGLFRAESFIGQDVVMRGWYRRYPIPYLELWKVQLPDGTTHTCHNWAMKFWGTVLVLAVAAFGILFGMGMVLSG, translated from the coding sequence GTGCTCAACCTCGCGTTTCGCTCGTTTGCCGTTCTGGGCGTGCTGTTCGGGCTGTTGTTTGCCGTACTGGTGGCGGCGCTGTACGCCGCCGATCTGCCCACCGCCACGGCCCTGCCGCTGGCGCTGGGCATCGCCATCGGCATGTCGGCGCTGCAGTTCGCCATCTCGCCGACAATCCTGCAGTGGATCCTGAAGATCAACTGGGTCGCGCCGGAGACGGTGAGTCCGCAGCTGGGCAGCAGACTGCGCGAGATGTGCTTGCAGCGGCGGCTGCCCGTCCCGCGGTTCGGGATCATCGAGGACGGCAACCCCAATGCCTTCTGCTTCGGCCACTGGCCGAGCGATGCGCGGCTGGTGCTGACGCGCGGGCTGGTGGAGATGTGCGACGAGGCCGAGACCGAGGCGGTCATGGCGCACGAGCTGGGGCACATTGCCCACTGGGACTTCGTGGTGATGACGGTGGCGGCGACGGTGCCGCTGGTGCTGTACATCATCTATCGGTTCGGCATCCGGGCCGGGCGCGGCCGGGGCAAGAACGCCGGGGCCATCGTGGCCGTGGCGATTGCCTCGTACATCGCGTATCTGATCAGCGAGTACATCGTGCTGTTCCTGTCGCGCGTGCGCGAGTACTACGCCGATCAGTACTCGGCCGTCGTCACCCGCAACCCGAATGCGCTGGCCTCGGCGCTGGTGAAGATCGCCTACGGCCTGGCGCGCACGGCCCCGGCGGTGGCCGACAAGAAGAAGCAGGCGGAGGTGTCCGTGGTGGCGGCCGGGGGCGCGAAGATGATGGGCATCTTCGACCCCAAGTACGGCAGCTCCATGGCCCTGGCGGTGGCCGGTGGATACCAGGAGAGCACCCGGTCGTACGACCACCGGACGGCGCTGAACGCGATGCGCTGGGACCTGTGGAACCCCTGGGCCACGGTGGCCGAGCTATCGTCCTCACACCCGCTGCCGGCCAAGCGCCTGGGGCACCTGGACCGGCTGGCGACGGCGATCGGGCAGCGGCCCATGTACGACCTGCCCGACACCAAGCCGGAGAGCTACTGGGACGACTTCGCCACCGACCTGCTGTTCAACTACCTGCCCCTGCTGGGGTTCCTCGTGGCGGGCATCGGGGCCCTGACCATGACAGGGGTCAAGGAGGAGAGCTGGTATCTGGTCGGAGCGGTGGCTGTGGCCGGCTGGGCCCTGTGCAACCTGGTCCGCCTTGGGTTCGCCTACCCCAAGCAGGAGTTCCCGTCGGCCCGAATCGCCGACGTGGTGGGCGAGGTCAAAGTGTCGCACATTCGCTGCAAGCCGGTGACGCTGCGGGGCAAGGTCATCGGGCGCGGCATCCCGGGGCTCTACTGGAGTGAGGACCTCGTCATCCACGATGGCAGCGGCTTCATGACCACCGACTACCGGCAGCCGCTACGCCTCCTGGAGTTCCTGTTCGGCCTCTTCCGCGCGGAGAGCTTCATCGGGCAGGATGTGGTGATGCGCGGCTGGTACCGGCGCTACCCGATCCCCTATCTGGAACTGTGGAAGGTCCAACTGCCCGATGGCACGACGCACACCTGCCACAACTGGGCCATGAAGTTCTGGGGCACGGTTTTGGTGCTGGCCGTCGCGGCGTTCGGCATACTGTTCGGGATGGGAATGGTGTTGTCAGGCTAA
- the nifS gene encoding cysteine desulfurase NifS — protein MIYLDHSATTKVDPEVLEQMLPFLQDQFGNPSSVYRLAGQSRAAMDRAREQVAALINADPREIIFTGGGSEADNLAIKGYAWAHQDKGKHLITCAIEHHAVLHACERLQKMGFEVTTLCVDQHGMVDPQQVAEAIRDDTLLVTIMHANNEVGTVEPVEEIAALCHERGVAFHTDGVQSLGRIPIDVKQMGADMMAFSAHKIYGPKGVGVLYLKKSTRVWPVIDGGAQERGIRSGTENVAGIVGMGQACELLSRRMDEDNARIFALRERLKQGITDRIEYLLYTGHPEQRLPNIASFCFRYIEGEGILLSLDAYDICASSGSACTSGSLDPSHCLMAMGFPHAIAHGSLRLSLGRENTETEIDRVVEVLPGIIQRLREMSPLYGDARRNGEV, from the coding sequence ATGATCTATCTCGACCATTCAGCAACCACCAAGGTTGATCCCGAAGTGCTGGAGCAGATGCTCCCCTTCTTGCAGGACCAGTTCGGCAACCCCAGCAGCGTCTACCGCCTGGCGGGTCAATCGCGTGCAGCCATGGACCGGGCGCGCGAGCAGGTTGCCGCGCTCATCAACGCCGACCCGCGCGAGATCATCTTCACCGGCGGCGGCTCCGAAGCAGACAACCTGGCCATCAAGGGCTATGCCTGGGCCCACCAGGACAAGGGCAAGCATCTGATCACCTGCGCCATCGAGCACCACGCCGTCTTGCACGCCTGCGAGCGCCTGCAGAAGATGGGCTTCGAGGTCACCACGCTGTGCGTGGACCAGCACGGCATGGTGGACCCCCAGCAGGTGGCCGAGGCCATTCGCGACGACACGCTCCTGGTGACGATCATGCACGCCAACAACGAGGTCGGCACGGTCGAGCCGGTCGAGGAGATCGCGGCGCTGTGCCACGAGCGCGGTGTGGCCTTCCACACCGACGGCGTGCAGTCGTTGGGCCGCATCCCCATTGACGTCAAACAGATGGGCGCGGACATGATGGCCTTCTCGGCCCACAAGATCTACGGCCCCAAGGGCGTGGGGGTGCTGTACCTGAAGAAGAGCACGCGGGTCTGGCCGGTCATTGACGGCGGCGCCCAGGAGCGCGGTATCCGTTCGGGCACCGAGAACGTCGCCGGCATCGTCGGCATGGGCCAGGCTTGCGAGCTGCTCAGCCGCCGCATGGACGAGGACAATGCCCGCATCTTCGCGCTGCGCGAGCGCCTCAAGCAGGGCATCACGGACCGCATCGAGTACCTGCTGTACACCGGCCACCCCGAGCAGCGCCTGCCCAACATCGCCAGCTTCTGCTTCCGCTACATCGAGGGTGAGGGCATCCTGCTGAGCCTGGACGCCTACGACATCTGCGCCTCCTCGGGCTCGGCCTGCACCTCGGGTAGCCTCGACCCCAGCCACTGCCTGATGGCCATGGGCTTCCCCCATGCCATCGCCCATGGCAGCTTGCGCCTCAGCCTCGGCCGCGAGAACACCGAGACCGAAATAGACCGCGTCGTCGAGGTCCTGCCGGGCATCATCCAGCGTCTGCGCGAGATGTCGCCCCTGTACGGTGACGCCCGCCGCAACGGGGAGGTCTAG
- a CDS encoding AAC(3) family N-acetyltransferase produces MSTPDQPSVTAADIVAGLRDLGLALGDLVQVHSSLSAFGYVEGGVDTVVDALLEAVGPEGTVMVPTFNHGAVDIFDLDTSPSTNGAITEALRRRPEAHRSLHPTHPTAAIGPLAQLLTRDHLAAGTFGLISPLGKLAAMGGKVLLLGVGMNVNTMAHLGETLYGVPCFIEGWPRRLVDMQGRIVPAVGLYWRNGPCRVEWDALEQALRTRSLIRDGRIGNAETHLMPGAEVLGATVRLCQQLCPTCETRPRIVE; encoded by the coding sequence ATGAGCACTCCTGACCAGCCCTCCGTCACCGCGGCCGACATCGTCGCCGGCCTCCGCGACCTCGGCCTGGCCCTCGGCGACCTCGTACAGGTCCACTCATCTCTCAGCGCCTTCGGGTACGTCGAGGGTGGCGTGGATACGGTCGTGGATGCCTTACTGGAAGCCGTCGGCCCCGAGGGTACGGTGATGGTGCCGACCTTCAACCACGGCGCCGTCGACATCTTCGACCTGGACACCAGCCCCTCCACCAACGGGGCGATCACCGAGGCACTCCGTCGCCGCCCGGAGGCCCACCGCAGCCTACACCCGACCCATCCGACCGCCGCCATCGGCCCGCTCGCCCAGTTGCTGACGCGCGACCACCTCGCCGCCGGCACCTTCGGCCTGATCTCACCCCTGGGTAAGCTCGCAGCGATGGGCGGCAAGGTCCTGCTGCTGGGCGTGGGGATGAACGTGAACACGATGGCACACCTGGGGGAGACGCTGTACGGTGTGCCGTGCTTCATTGAGGGTTGGCCGCGCCGCCTGGTGGACATGCAGGGCCGCATCGTCCCGGCGGTGGGCCTCTACTGGCGCAACGGCCCGTGCCGCGTCGAATGGGACGCGCTCGAACAGGCTCTCCGCACCCGCAGCCTCATCCGCGACGGGCGCATCGGTAACGCTGAGACCCACCTGATGCCGGGCGCCGAAGTCCTCGGCGCCACGGTCCGCCTCTGCCAGCAACTCTGCCCGACCTGCGAGACCCGCCCCCGCATCGTCGAGTAG